One genomic region from uncultured Fibrobacter sp. encodes:
- a CDS encoding outer membrane beta-barrel protein — protein sequence MNIKIKSIVAILSLSAFAFAAEPAAPTAVRAADAAAPVAQAPAAAPAAEAAPAAAPAPEAQAPAAPAEEPVVEPVAPTAVRAADAAAPVAQTPAPAEPAPVASAPAPTQQRRIDPDTLQPAVVYRTTTVPVKTVYVAERSGEDTVTLDELRGLFPLRFTVGAQAFLGGYFLNDYGYYDNSFDDFTWRVGLSSVLPLNKYTVAMKIGVLYEQSLAGGTLHYDDRNTRTVTVYNLEFKQRKIDVPVLFSIKAPNSGLMFDFGVQASFAVYDKFELSSSKDGGRKHEERIDMLDEGYRKNMGWDLAFGIEYWATKHIALNVRVDAGFTDLYDSFNDDVIKLSDLSSSAFLIGLSYYL from the coding sequence ATGAATATAAAAATCAAGTCCATTGTAGCTATTCTTTCGTTGTCCGCGTTCGCTTTTGCCGCTGAACCTGCGGCACCGACCGCAGTCCGTGCCGCCGATGCTGCTGCTCCTGTGGCTCAAGCCCCTGCCGCTGCACCCGCTGCCGAAGCCGCACCCGCGGCTGCTCCCGCTCCCGAGGCGCAGGCCCCTGCCGCCCCGGCCGAAGAACCTGTTGTTGAACCGGTTGCCCCGACGGCCGTCCGCGCCGCCGATGCTGCCGCTCCTGTCGCTCAAACCCCTGCTCCGGCAGAACCGGCCCCCGTGGCCTCGGCCCCTGCTCCTACGCAGCAGCGCCGTATCGATCCCGATACGCTCCAGCCGGCTGTTGTCTATCGCACCACCACAGTTCCTGTCAAGACAGTTTATGTGGCTGAAAGGTCTGGCGAAGATACGGTCACGCTCGATGAACTTCGCGGCTTGTTCCCTCTGAGATTCACCGTTGGTGCCCAGGCTTTCCTCGGTGGGTATTTCTTGAACGACTACGGGTATTACGACAACTCCTTTGACGATTTCACATGGCGAGTCGGTCTTTCGTCTGTCTTGCCGTTGAATAAGTACACCGTGGCCATGAAAATTGGTGTCCTTTATGAGCAGAGCTTGGCCGGTGGTACGTTGCACTACGACGACCGCAATACGCGTACTGTGACAGTCTACAATCTGGAATTCAAACAGCGCAAGATCGATGTCCCGGTGCTGTTCTCCATCAAGGCTCCCAATTCTGGCCTCATGTTTGATTTTGGTGTCCAGGCGTCTTTCGCCGTGTATGACAAGTTTGAACTTTCTTCTTCGAAGGATGGCGGACGTAAGCATGAAGAACGCATCGACATGCTTGACGAAGGTTATCGCAAAAATATGGGCTGGGACCTGGCGTTCGGCATAGAATACTGGGCTACCAAGCACATTGCTCTAAACGTTCGTGTTGACGCGGGCTTCACCGACCTGTATGATTCCTTCAACGACGATGTCATCAAGCTGAGCGACCTCTCGTCGTCTGCTTTCCTCATAGGTCTTTCTTACTACCTGTAA
- a CDS encoding calcium/sodium antiporter has product MLLPIVAVVLGLAVLVWSADKFVDGAVGVARFFGMSTLLIGMVIVGFGTSAPEMVVSALSAMENAPELALGNAYGSNIANIALILGVTALISPVIVKRDALKRDVPILIGVTAVAIIEAADGSISRMDGVVLLMLFAGIMGFNIWSELRAKKKASAQEMDADDGDESGKASLPKSIAWLLLGLTLLVLSSRCLVWGAVEIAQALGVSDLLIGLTIVAVGTSLPELASSIAAARKGENDLAFGNIVGSNLFNTLTVVGIASTISPMHTVDPLVFSRDLPVVAVLTVLLLLFGLPVRKKRLDANGLRIGRINRLEGTTFLAIYVGYIGFLIAQAV; this is encoded by the coding sequence ATGCTCCTCCCTATAGTTGCTGTTGTTCTTGGCCTTGCCGTCCTGGTCTGGAGCGCGGATAAATTTGTGGATGGCGCTGTGGGCGTGGCTCGTTTCTTTGGAATGAGCACGCTCCTTATCGGGATGGTTATCGTTGGCTTCGGGACCTCTGCTCCCGAAATGGTCGTGTCGGCCTTGTCAGCGATGGAAAACGCACCTGAACTCGCTCTAGGTAACGCATACGGCAGCAACATTGCGAATATCGCTCTTATTCTCGGCGTCACGGCGCTGATTTCTCCAGTCATCGTCAAACGTGACGCATTGAAGCGCGACGTTCCGATTTTGATTGGGGTGACGGCTGTTGCCATCATCGAGGCGGCAGATGGTTCCATCAGTCGCATGGATGGCGTCGTACTGCTCATGCTTTTTGCCGGAATCATGGGCTTCAATATCTGGAGCGAACTTCGGGCGAAAAAGAAGGCTTCGGCGCAAGAAATGGATGCCGATGACGGTGATGAGTCCGGGAAGGCTTCGCTGCCGAAATCCATTGCCTGGCTTTTGCTCGGCCTTACTTTGCTTGTGCTGAGTTCGAGGTGCCTTGTCTGGGGTGCCGTGGAAATTGCTCAGGCACTCGGCGTGAGCGACCTTTTGATTGGCCTTACCATCGTGGCCGTGGGAACATCCCTGCCGGAATTGGCAAGCTCCATTGCCGCTGCCCGTAAGGGCGAAAATGATTTGGCTTTTGGCAATATCGTCGGGTCTAACTTGTTCAATACGCTTACGGTCGTGGGTATCGCGTCGACGATTTCTCCGATGCACACAGTTGATCCGCTGGTGTTCAGCCGCGACTTGCCCGTGGTGGCCGTGTTGACGGTGTTGTTGCTATTGTTCGGGCTGCCGGTGCGCAAGAAGCGCCTGGATGCGAACGGACTGCGAATCGGGCGAATCAACCGCCTCGAAGGAACGACCTTCCTCGCCATTTACGTAGGATACATTGGGTTCTTGATAGCACAAGCGGTGTAG
- a CDS encoding spore maturation protein — protein MVLNVIWLIFFFGAFVACMVQWLAFGDTGIFNKAILGAFDMSKTAFEIALGLTGILSLWLGIMKIGEKAGAVQILAKIVSPLFSRLFPEIPKNHPVVGTMLMNISANMLGLDNAATPMGLQAMKQLQELNPNEDKTVASNSQIMFLVLNASGLTLIPVSIMTYRAQLGAANPSDIFLPLLLSTFFSTMAGIFALSFFQKVKLKDPVTVAWLGGLSACVIAIMFYFSHLTAEAIGTTSLFISGIVLFGIIVAFLGLAVYKKVQAYEAFVEGAKDGFHTAVMIIPNLVAILVGVAVFRASGAMDLLMNGISWVLGLFGVGNDVVPALPTAFMKPLSGSGARGMMIDAMKALGPDSFAGRLSCMFQGAADTTFYIIAVYFGSVGVKKTRHAVTCALIADAVGVIAAIAIAYLFFPPV, from the coding sequence ATGGTTCTAAACGTCATCTGGCTTATATTCTTCTTTGGCGCGTTTGTCGCGTGCATGGTGCAGTGGCTCGCCTTCGGCGATACCGGAATCTTCAACAAGGCCATCCTCGGCGCGTTCGACATGTCGAAGACCGCGTTCGAAATCGCCCTCGGCCTCACGGGCATTCTTTCCCTCTGGCTCGGCATCATGAAAATTGGCGAGAAGGCAGGCGCCGTCCAGATTCTCGCAAAAATCGTCTCCCCGCTGTTCAGCCGCCTGTTCCCCGAAATTCCGAAGAACCACCCGGTCGTGGGCACGATGCTCATGAACATCAGTGCGAACATGCTGGGCCTCGATAACGCGGCCACACCGATGGGCCTGCAGGCGATGAAGCAGTTGCAGGAGCTCAACCCGAACGAAGACAAGACCGTCGCAAGTAACTCGCAAATCATGTTCCTCGTGCTGAACGCAAGCGGGCTTACGCTCATCCCGGTCAGCATCATGACTTACCGCGCACAGCTTGGGGCGGCAAACCCGAGCGACATTTTCCTCCCCCTCCTGCTTTCGACGTTCTTCAGCACCATGGCGGGTATCTTCGCGCTTAGCTTTTTCCAGAAGGTCAAGCTCAAGGACCCGGTGACGGTCGCTTGGCTCGGCGGGCTTTCGGCCTGCGTCATCGCCATCATGTTCTACTTCAGCCACCTCACCGCCGAAGCTATCGGCACCACGAGCCTCTTCATCAGCGGCATCGTGCTATTCGGCATCATCGTTGCGTTCCTCGGGCTCGCGGTGTACAAGAAAGTGCAGGCCTACGAAGCTTTTGTCGAAGGCGCTAAGGACGGTTTCCACACCGCCGTAATGATTATCCCGAACCTCGTCGCCATCCTCGTGGGTGTCGCCGTGTTCCGCGCGAGCGGCGCGATGGATTTGCTCATGAACGGGATTTCCTGGGTGCTTGGGCTATTCGGTGTCGGTAACGACGTTGTCCCCGCGCTCCCCACCGCATTCATGAAGCCCTTAAGCGGGAGCGGTGCCCGCGGCATGATGATCGACGCCATGAAGGCGCTCGGTCCCGACAGTTTTGCCGGCCGCCTCAGTTGCATGTTCCAGGGAGCCGCCGACACCACGTTCTACATCATCGCGGTGTACTTCGGTTCTGTAGGCGTAAAGAAGACTCGCCACGCCGTCACCTGCGCACTCATCGCCGACGCCGTCGGAGTAATAGCGGCGATAGCGATAGCGTATTTGTTCTTCCCGCCGGTATAG
- a CDS encoding TIGR02171 family protein → MMAVKNFVFPVLLFLLGCLVSCSNSSMYSSSDDGKVQFEAPRGMVYVAAHGKSVFLGTSAEGASVKESPAMRVNFTYDFAMGKSEVTRGEFYKLLKRPADAFVDDSLPVTSVTYFDAILFANAKSRSESLDTAYTYTAAQFDSLGNCMSLEGLEFHPEVQAYRLPTEAEWVFAASDGWNVENSWSGGNSGYEIHKVCSRQKNGLGLCDMEGNVVEWVQDWFSYFADTVYTNFVGGKDGGRLGERIVKGGYYGSDPQHVSVVSRSDVYTVFSANRYAHLGFRLCYGSIPDAEWSGLSSADALSNIKVVASGTSLRPITGTFNMRLAFRNDMTGNLVLVNFAADGQTYFEIQDTIDVYHPEISPDGNWVAFCTQYEGSSGKSSLYVRSMNEDSTKVFRLDMESAAVPRWRILPSGDTVIVYVTNAGINSDETVWNEASTWQVAWSGGKFKKPEKLFDGAYRDGVSSENSLAVSGARLLRVRVDGKDTVWFDGAQACNASLSGDGSNRVLFLDFDGAIGKEIVGQKYGTHGYVLVADSTGALVQYAKAPDGYAFDHTEWAYKSGMVVATLTNVNGAHSRIVLVDLSTNKVTDLVTGTEIWHPSFWMQKIESSGNGEFVLNPDSAGVYYVENGSSAASILREKMEMFWRYRDSVNLIILGSSRPSSGLDPFVFSDSIFAFNMSCIPDNMELNRFLFENYVLNHMSRLKYVVVSLDIDLWWRTEDDVDSYFFAYEYKSYPGFVYDENHDFWKDGYPENLLEYTENNLYVALDKTVHSKNRGLQWLLSGMGWFEDPPVEHDSTWLDTYPQYYKKNLEALKRLIGLAKLHDVNVVGIVFPQSPGYRKTGSFGRYGIRRSEADSLLNELKDLENVYGNFRFMDENKMGLHDYPDSLAYNQDHLLNEAAAIMVPRIENVLKQFSR, encoded by the coding sequence ATGATGGCTGTCAAGAATTTCGTATTTCCTGTTCTTTTGTTTCTTTTGGGATGCCTTGTTTCGTGTTCCAATAGCAGCATGTACAGTTCGTCTGATGATGGAAAAGTTCAGTTCGAAGCACCCCGTGGAATGGTCTATGTTGCCGCACATGGGAAGTCCGTGTTTCTAGGAACTTCTGCCGAAGGAGCCTCCGTCAAGGAATCTCCGGCGATGCGAGTCAATTTTACTTATGATTTTGCAATGGGCAAAAGCGAAGTGACCCGTGGTGAATTCTATAAATTGCTGAAAAGGCCTGCGGATGCGTTCGTTGACGATTCTCTCCCCGTGACAAGCGTGACTTATTTTGATGCGATTCTCTTTGCCAATGCAAAAAGCCGCTCCGAGTCGCTAGATACGGCTTACACGTACACGGCTGCACAATTCGATTCCTTGGGAAACTGCATGAGTTTGGAAGGTCTGGAATTCCATCCCGAAGTTCAAGCTTATAGGTTGCCGACCGAGGCGGAATGGGTGTTTGCCGCATCGGACGGATGGAATGTGGAAAATAGCTGGAGCGGCGGAAATTCCGGTTACGAGATACACAAGGTCTGTTCTCGACAGAAAAACGGCCTGGGACTTTGTGACATGGAAGGCAACGTGGTCGAGTGGGTGCAGGATTGGTTCTCCTATTTTGCCGATACGGTTTACACGAATTTCGTGGGTGGCAAAGACGGTGGTCGCTTGGGCGAACGGATTGTGAAGGGTGGCTACTACGGAAGCGATCCGCAGCATGTCAGCGTGGTTTCTCGCAGCGATGTCTATACCGTGTTTTCGGCGAACCGCTATGCCCATTTGGGGTTTAGGCTTTGTTACGGAAGCATTCCCGATGCGGAATGGAGTGGCCTGTCCAGTGCCGATGCGTTGTCCAATATTAAGGTTGTTGCCTCGGGAACCTCGCTCAGGCCTATTACGGGCACATTCAACATGCGGCTTGCTTTCCGGAACGATATGACAGGGAACCTAGTGCTTGTCAATTTCGCTGCCGACGGGCAGACGTATTTCGAAATTCAAGATACGATTGACGTCTATCATCCTGAAATTTCACCTGACGGGAATTGGGTCGCTTTTTGCACACAGTACGAGGGTTCTTCAGGGAAGTCTAGTTTGTATGTGCGCTCCATGAACGAAGACAGTACGAAGGTGTTCCGGCTAGATATGGAATCGGCGGCGGTTCCCCGGTGGAGAATTTTGCCCTCGGGTGATACAGTTATTGTGTATGTGACCAATGCCGGAATTAATAGTGATGAAACGGTTTGGAATGAGGCTTCTACATGGCAAGTAGCCTGGTCTGGTGGAAAATTCAAGAAGCCGGAAAAGCTTTTTGATGGCGCTTACCGTGATGGGGTTTCGTCGGAGAATTCCTTGGCTGTGAGTGGGGCTAGGCTCCTTCGGGTACGGGTAGACGGGAAAGATACAGTGTGGTTTGACGGGGCGCAGGCCTGCAATGCGTCGCTCTCGGGAGATGGATCGAATCGCGTCTTGTTCCTGGATTTTGACGGTGCCATCGGGAAAGAAATTGTCGGGCAAAAATATGGAACACACGGATACGTCCTCGTTGCCGATAGCACGGGAGCCCTAGTCCAGTATGCCAAGGCACCGGACGGGTATGCGTTTGACCATACAGAATGGGCTTACAAGTCGGGCATGGTTGTTGCGACACTGACGAACGTGAACGGGGCGCATTCCAGGATTGTCCTTGTCGATTTATCGACAAATAAGGTGACTGATCTCGTTACAGGGACCGAAATATGGCATCCCAGTTTTTGGATGCAAAAAATTGAATCTTCGGGGAATGGCGAATTTGTTCTAAATCCGGACAGTGCGGGTGTTTACTACGTAGAAAATGGCAGTTCGGCCGCTTCGATACTGCGTGAAAAAATGGAAATGTTTTGGCGCTATAGGGATTCCGTGAATCTTATCATTCTTGGCTCGTCGCGCCCCTCGTCTGGCTTGGATCCGTTCGTGTTTAGCGACAGCATTTTCGCCTTCAATATGTCGTGCATTCCAGACAATATGGAACTGAATCGCTTCTTGTTCGAGAACTATGTGCTGAACCACATGTCCCGATTAAAGTATGTGGTCGTTTCGCTTGATATTGATTTGTGGTGGCGCACCGAAGACGATGTGGACAGTTACTTCTTTGCTTACGAATACAAGTCTTATCCAGGATTCGTGTACGACGAAAATCATGATTTCTGGAAGGACGGCTACCCGGAAAATCTCTTGGAATATACGGAAAACAACCTCTATGTGGCCCTCGACAAAACTGTACATTCAAAAAATCGCGGGTTGCAGTGGCTCCTGAGCGGCATGGGCTGGTTTGAAGACCCTCCTGTGGAACATGACAGCACGTGGCTAGATACTTATCCGCAGTATTACAAAAAGAATCTGGAAGCACTGAAACGCCTGATTGGCCTTGCAAAACTCCATGACGTGAACGTGGTGGGGATTGTGTTCCCGCAGAGCCCCGGATACAGGAAAACGGGCTCTTTTGGCCGTTACGGCATTAGGCGGAGCGAAGCTGACAGCCTCTTGAATGAACTCAAGGATTTGGAAAATGTCTACGGCAATTTCCGTTTTATGGACGAGAACAAGATGGGCCTGCATGACTATCCCGATTCACTTGCGTACAACCAGGATCATTTGCTGAACGAAGCTGCGGCCATTATGGTCCCGCGGATAGAAAATGTCTTAAAGCAATTTAGCCGATAG
- the yfcE gene encoding phosphodiesterase, which produces MKSLILSDIHGSAIAARQALSFFEKFRCDRIFLLGDTLYHGPRNPLPAGHGPMGVVEALAPYKECITAVRGNCDADVDLMMLDFPVEDSYTVVEDANENGASCHLFLSHGHIYTPECFPADALQSLAPYALDLEKENPYPKIDAYLYGHTHIWKLEKNFKDVLLVNPGSTSLPKGGNPPTFGLYESASGTSPAKFSIHRLNDGCELASQTIG; this is translated from the coding sequence ATGAAATCCCTTATTCTCTCCGATATTCATGGTTCTGCGATTGCCGCGAGGCAGGCGCTTTCCTTCTTTGAAAAGTTCCGCTGCGACCGCATCTTTTTGCTGGGCGACACGCTCTACCACGGCCCGCGCAATCCGCTCCCTGCAGGGCACGGCCCTATGGGCGTCGTCGAAGCGCTGGCACCGTACAAGGAATGCATCACCGCCGTGCGCGGCAACTGCGACGCCGACGTGGACTTGATGATGCTCGATTTCCCTGTCGAGGACAGCTACACCGTCGTGGAAGACGCCAACGAGAATGGTGCATCTTGCCACCTCTTTTTGAGCCACGGTCACATCTACACGCCGGAATGTTTCCCCGCCGACGCGCTCCAGAGCCTCGCCCCGTATGCGCTGGACCTCGAAAAAGAGAATCCGTACCCGAAAATCGACGCCTACCTGTACGGCCACACACACATCTGGAAACTCGAAAAGAATTTCAAGGATGTCCTGCTGGTGAATCCGGGCTCCACGAGCCTCCCCAAGGGCGGCAACCCGCCTACCTTCGGGCTTTACGAGAGCGCAAGCGGAACATCCCCCGCCAAGTTCAGCATTCACAGGCTCAATGACGGTTGCGAACTCGCTAGCCAAACTATCGGCTAA
- a CDS encoding DUF3857 domain-containing protein: MSDSSKISRHIVRFCTSLLGFSVLVSCAGNPAPTTEPEAQQGSSNASSYYSDDYTADFDGSSLPASGNSSAGISLKNGVIDAPGYRFEPPAGNWSIIGGEDGAPYEFYNAETGRRAVLVEVELPQGEPMRLMDRAQMEMQSFESSGKKATLAETYPEEAFGVTGAFFDVAGKRYETPYEAVGLVTGSGGKVYTLTLSATDVTLPAGALKQEWKEFFASFAMKETTQESGPELSPETIREHSSDALGYRWEVKDNFWHIWNGVARQNEDPDLVLSNKDEDISMFVYGAMVPSDEVSQSDMFKVLLTRLGVDPNEPSMDVRRVKVGDRYAQEFTLTHVVNKFDFYYKGRYFYDDGRGILVVSWTQGINKKKYEKIMDNAVEGLKVGAKPSLANDKKQAKFNAAIMSQVGLLRLMENQPLVALSYFERANKMDPEEPLYLINCGFVYQLKELYGPGISYFTSQMDLVRKNGKLLSILGEMYEALFDYGHARECAEGALRYTPNNPEYVINLSDALWGLGQRNQSLIVVQRLYDTQPSSRLGVYLAKTYMGLDQYAEAVDVLYGVRGRFGMSVDLGSTLMDALVFLGRYEEARAISEETIAKDRNNYKTWTTQGKILFYSRNYREAEKSLTKALSLKPDNEDAKSFLSATKAFLGKADNRTLQKPITPVEERTASIKGLLSPAAKKAGTEGDFPAVVHYHKEALKAEKGSNWVRTDEMLMEILDLRGTAIYREFTFDFLPGFDRIYINALEVYDSNWNLKQKVGLNGAYITYATEIGGGNESQTAHFPLQELEPGDFIYVQFSRTNIENKGMIPYTDYVSSSDVPVGKSIFRIYADPNRFVTEEYGPLEKKTFKGGVEWSIENPVIVRKEMYMPVYRDFGAGLMLTGKQEWKNVGEDYQNLIKHQFKQAVSVREKAFEVRGSRIGDEAVKAIVNFVRHDIRYRDVRFGGHSLIPQTAEVTLKERRGDCKDMALLLKEMLEAIGVKSHLVAIHLTEEGFEQLPTIQQFNHMILYIPKQDKISERWIDATDKTGNDRPVPLDMEGKVALIIDDDNSKVVTTPILEDNQEHQIAIEHRLHIGTDGACEFRDSVTLQGKFASAIRNKFFSHDVKEQETLLEDFLASGVPDVSIGNVRIENLNEFNKPLIIVNTYASKGYFGQGGSELKGRFPNVWERSLFKIPKVSKRHHPIRMPHETQFSYTLKVTAPSGHTVTVTPPKPYPKTPDYVSYEKGKESTSGTSAGTSIRWTTFALYADPAEYEKIRAEWNYLLSETSPMIVVK; the protein is encoded by the coding sequence ATGAGCGATTCGTCTAAAATTTCACGTCACATTGTCCGTTTTTGTACTTCCCTGCTCGGTTTTTCCGTCCTGGTTTCTTGTGCCGGGAACCCGGCTCCCACCACCGAGCCCGAAGCGCAACAGGGCAGCTCCAACGCAAGCAGCTACTACAGCGACGACTACACAGCCGACTTTGACGGTTCATCCCTCCCGGCAAGCGGGAACAGTTCCGCAGGCATTTCCCTCAAGAATGGGGTCATAGATGCACCGGGCTACCGCTTTGAGCCTCCTGCAGGGAACTGGTCCATCATCGGCGGCGAAGACGGCGCCCCCTACGAATTCTACAACGCCGAAACGGGCCGCCGCGCCGTGCTCGTAGAGGTGGAGCTCCCCCAGGGCGAACCGATGCGCCTGATGGATCGCGCCCAGATGGAAATGCAGAGCTTCGAGTCCAGCGGCAAGAAGGCGACTCTCGCCGAGACCTACCCCGAGGAGGCTTTCGGGGTCACGGGCGCATTCTTCGACGTGGCCGGCAAGCGCTACGAAACGCCCTACGAGGCGGTCGGGCTTGTCACCGGCTCCGGCGGCAAGGTCTACACGCTCACGCTCTCGGCCACCGACGTGACGCTACCCGCAGGGGCGCTCAAGCAGGAATGGAAGGAATTTTTCGCCTCCTTCGCGATGAAGGAAACCACGCAGGAATCGGGCCCGGAACTCTCCCCGGAAACCATCCGCGAACACAGCAGCGACGCTCTGGGCTACCGCTGGGAAGTCAAGGACAACTTCTGGCACATCTGGAACGGCGTCGCCCGCCAGAACGAAGACCCGGATCTGGTGCTCAGCAACAAGGACGAAGACATTTCGATGTTCGTGTACGGCGCCATGGTCCCCAGCGACGAAGTCAGCCAATCCGACATGTTCAAGGTGCTCCTCACCCGCCTCGGCGTCGACCCGAATGAACCGAGCATGGATGTCCGCCGAGTCAAGGTCGGCGACCGCTACGCCCAGGAATTCACGCTCACACACGTAGTGAACAAGTTCGACTTCTACTACAAGGGCCGCTATTTCTACGACGACGGCCGCGGCATCCTCGTGGTCAGCTGGACGCAGGGCATCAACAAGAAAAAGTACGAGAAAATCATGGACAACGCCGTCGAAGGCCTCAAGGTCGGTGCAAAGCCGAGCCTCGCCAACGACAAGAAGCAGGCGAAGTTCAACGCGGCCATCATGAGCCAGGTCGGCCTGTTACGCCTCATGGAAAACCAGCCGCTCGTCGCGCTCAGCTATTTTGAACGCGCGAACAAGATGGACCCCGAAGAACCGCTGTACCTCATCAACTGCGGTTTCGTGTACCAGCTCAAGGAACTCTACGGGCCGGGCATCAGCTATTTCACGAGCCAGATGGATCTCGTGCGCAAGAACGGCAAGCTGCTCTCCATTCTGGGCGAAATGTACGAGGCGCTGTTCGACTACGGTCACGCCCGCGAATGCGCCGAAGGGGCGCTCCGCTACACGCCGAACAACCCGGAATACGTCATCAACCTGAGTGACGCGCTCTGGGGACTCGGACAGCGCAACCAGTCGCTCATCGTGGTGCAGCGCCTGTACGACACGCAGCCCAGCAGCCGCCTGGGCGTCTACCTCGCCAAGACTTACATGGGCCTTGACCAGTACGCCGAAGCCGTCGACGTGCTCTATGGCGTACGCGGACGATTCGGAATGAGCGTGGACCTCGGTTCTACCCTCATGGACGCGCTCGTGTTCCTCGGCCGCTACGAGGAAGCCCGCGCCATCAGCGAAGAGACCATCGCCAAGGACCGCAACAACTACAAGACATGGACAACCCAGGGCAAGATCCTCTTCTATAGCAGGAACTACCGCGAAGCCGAAAAGTCGCTCACCAAGGCGCTTTCGCTCAAGCCCGACAACGAAGACGCCAAGAGCTTCTTGAGCGCCACCAAGGCGTTCCTCGGCAAGGCCGACAACCGCACGCTGCAAAAGCCCATCACCCCAGTCGAAGAGCGCACGGCAAGCATCAAGGGTCTGCTCTCTCCCGCCGCGAAGAAGGCCGGAACCGAGGGCGACTTCCCCGCCGTCGTGCATTACCACAAAGAAGCGCTCAAGGCCGAGAAGGGTTCCAACTGGGTCCGCACCGACGAGATGCTCATGGAAATCCTCGACCTGCGCGGCACGGCCATCTACCGCGAGTTCACCTTCGACTTCTTGCCCGGTTTTGACCGCATCTACATCAACGCGCTCGAAGTCTACGACAGCAACTGGAACCTGAAGCAGAAAGTCGGCCTGAACGGGGCCTACATCACCTACGCCACAGAAATCGGCGGCGGAAACGAGAGCCAGACGGCGCACTTCCCGCTGCAGGAACTCGAGCCGGGCGACTTTATCTACGTGCAGTTCAGCCGCACCAACATCGAGAACAAGGGCATGATTCCCTACACCGACTACGTAAGCAGCAGCGACGTGCCCGTGGGCAAGAGCATCTTCCGCATCTATGCCGACCCGAACCGCTTCGTGACCGAAGAATACGGCCCGCTCGAGAAGAAGACGTTCAAGGGCGGCGTGGAATGGAGCATCGAGAACCCGGTCATCGTGCGCAAGGAAATGTACATGCCGGTGTACCGCGACTTTGGCGCGGGCCTCATGCTCACCGGCAAGCAGGAATGGAAGAACGTAGGCGAAGATTACCAGAACCTCATCAAGCACCAGTTCAAGCAGGCCGTGAGTGTGCGCGAGAAGGCATTCGAGGTGCGCGGCAGCCGTATCGGCGACGAGGCCGTGAAGGCGATTGTCAACTTCGTGCGCCACGACATCCGCTATCGCGATGTCCGCTTCGGCGGTCATAGCCTTATCCCGCAGACCGCCGAAGTGACGCTCAAGGAGCGTCGTGGCGACTGCAAGGACATGGCCCTGTTGCTCAAGGAAATGCTCGAGGCCATCGGGGTCAAGAGCCACCTCGTGGCCATCCACCTCACCGAAGAAGGGTTCGAACAGCTGCCGACCATCCAGCAGTTCAACCACATGATTCTCTACATCCCCAAGCAAGACAAGATTAGCGAGCGCTGGATCGACGCGACCGACAAGACGGGCAACGACCGCCCCGTGCCGCTCGACATGGAAGGCAAGGTCGCGCTAATCATCGACGATGACAACAGCAAGGTCGTGACGACGCCTATCCTCGAAGACAATCAGGAACACCAGATTGCCATAGAGCACCGCCTCCACATCGGCACCGACGGAGCCTGCGAATTCCGCGATTCCGTCACGCTGCAGGGCAAGTTCGCATCGGCCATCCGCAATAAGTTCTTCAGCCACGACGTCAAGGAACAGGAAACCCTGCTCGAGGACTTCCTCGCGAGCGGAGTCCCCGACGTGAGCATCGGCAACGTAAGAATCGAGAACTTGAACGAGTTCAACAAGCCGCTGATCATCGTGAACACCTACGCCTCCAAGGGATACTTCGGCCAGGGCGGTTCCGAGCTCAAGGGCCGCTTCCCGAACGTGTGGGAACGCAGCCTGTTCAAGATTCCGAAGGTTTCCAAGCGCCACCACCCCATCCGCATGCCGCACGAGACGCAGTTCAGCTACACGCTCAAGGTCACCGCCCCGAGCGGCCACACCGTGACGGTTACACCGCCCAAGCCGTACCCGAAAACGCCGGACTACGTGAGCTACGAAAAAGGTAAGGAATCCACCAGCGGGACAAGCGCCGGCACCTCCATCCGCTGGACGACATTCGCCCTGTACGCGGACCCCGCCGAATACGAGAAAATCCGCGCCGAGTGGAACTACCTGCTGAGCGAAACGAGCCCGATGATTGTGGTGAAGTAG